From Vicinamibacteria bacterium:
GCCTCCGCCACCGCCGCCGTCAGGGCCACGCGGGCGTCGGCCCCCTTCTTCATCCCCCGGTCGGCGCGGCCGAGGGCCGCTAGCGCCCGCTTCAGCTCGGGCTCTGCCCAGCGCTCCGCGGCCTCCAGGAGCGCGGGCAGCTTGAAGGCCATGGTGGGCGGGAGCAGCCGGGCCAACTCCGCCCGCGAGGCCCGCCGCTCGCGGAGGGCGACCGCCCCCCGCACCTGCCGGAGCGAGCGGTGCAGCGTGCCCACGATCTTCGGCGGCTCCTCCCCCTCCTCCAGCAGCGCCTCCGTAAGGGCCAGCACCCGGTCCGCGTCCCGCCCCGCGATCGCGTCGCTCAGCCTATAGAGAGGCGGGGCCAGGCCCCGGCCCAGGACGGCTGCCACCTCCTCCGCGGAGAGTGCGCGCTCGCCTTCGCCGTAGGCCTGCAGCTTATCGAGCTCGCCCATGAGCCGCCGCAAGTCCTGGCCGACGCGTTCCAGGAGCTCTTCGAACCCCTCCTCCGTGAGCTTGAGCTTGCGCCGGCGTGCGTGTTCGGCCACGTAGGCGCGGAGCGCCTGGCCCTTCTTGGGATCCGCTCGCACCACCGCCGCCTTGGCCAGGAGATGCTTAAAGGCCGTGCGCCGCTTGTCGGGCCGGGCGGCGAGGAAGATGAGGGTCACGCCCGAGGTGGGGCTCTCGAGATAAGACTCAAGACCCTCCCCGTCTCCCTTGAGGCCTTCCGCCCCCCGGACCACGATCGCCCGGCGCTCTGCAAAGAGGGAGCCCATGCCCGCGGAGTCGAGCACGCGGGCCCAGCTCGTCTCATCTCCGTGCAGGCTCTGAACGGTGGCCGCCCGGTCGAGCCCGACCGCGCCGCGCAGGAGTTCCTCCAAGGCCTCCTCGGCCAGAAAGGAGTCCGA
This genomic window contains:
- the holA gene encoding DNA polymerase III subunit delta; the protein is MSGHSAGVHLILGSDSFLAEEALEELLRGAVGLDRAATVQSLHGDETSWARVLDSAGMGSLFAERRAIVVRGAEGLKGDGEGLESYLESPTSGVTLIFLAARPDKRRTAFKHLLAKAAVVRADPKKGQALRAYVAEHARRRKLKLTEEGFEELLERVGQDLRRLMGELDKLQAYGEGERALSAEEVAAVLGRGLAPPLYRLSDAIAGRDADRVLALTEALLEEGEEPPKIVGTLHRSLRQVRGAVALRERRASRAELARLLPPTMAFKLPALLEAAERWAEPELKRALAALGRADRGMKKGADARVALTAAVAEACGSPRGARNAPRPGR